From Ischnura elegans chromosome 13 unlocalized genomic scaffold, ioIscEleg1.1 SUPER_13_unloc_1, whole genome shotgun sequence, a single genomic window includes:
- the LOC124172328 gene encoding uncharacterized protein LOC124172328 isoform X1, with protein sequence MASNASDSIAEEFVEDRLFSGLFTGSLLQHKELLDMVDDVNVRGVRQKTLLHVGVRLGKADWVEELLARGADTDLVDDTQLNALSSAEEMVHRFPEDTERSEVLKLVSLVHRRDQVILRCLESSSSKSTGLVTPVASPECDIASLKSSVDAMRQEMKSLLCQLSSSLEELKAKVCGRDILLRCLEEAVTSTVEDVTSIKFRLGGDIAVNPSPSNAARARQECVDAMMCRTTIVYRYGADIMRSFYERLYDEDCYTAYIITCLCRDDRVKVMVDPDSIHIGRMKDNVMALDGTQLSGFQCLSFGDLQSEIVYLGAKVCSDNSEKDICGRLALTLAQLSLKLVFDNEGWPYKKGDVISEWDWMMALEELEEEGRKRVWGLHRKIQYALDRRTQLAKVCYLAATVPQIITLHGSTAGRSILQQQAPRLLSLYCDHVIPKLQAKVRVSPISETTSDTSFYCMPS encoded by the coding sequence ATGGCGAGTAATGCATCTGATAGTATTGCTGAGGAATTTGTTGAAGATAGGCTGTTTTCTGGATTATTTACCGGTTCGTTGCTCCAGCATAAGGAGCTACTGGATATGGTGGACGATGTGAATGTACGGGGCGTGCGGCAAAAAACACTCTTGCATGTAGGGGTGAGGCTTGGGAAGGCTGATTGGGTTGAGGAGCTGCTGGCAAGAGGGGCTGACACAGACCTTGTGGATGACACTCAATTGAATGCACTTTCTTCAGCTGAGGAGATGGTTCACCGTTTTCCTGAAGACACGGAACGCTCAGAAGTTCTGAAATTGGTGTCATTGGTTCACAGGAGAGACCAGGTGATTCTGCGTTGTCTGGAATCATCTTCCAGTAAGAGCACTGGCCTTGTAACACCCGTGGCTAGCCCAGAGtgtgatattgcatctctcaagtcctctgtTGATGCAATGAGACAGGAGATGAAATCCCTACTGTGTCAGCTGAGCTCATCATTGGAGGAACTCAAGGCGAAAGTGTGTGGACGTGACATTTTGTTGCGTTGTTTGGAAGAGGCGGTGACGTCTACTGTAGAGGATGTGACGTCAATTAAGTTTCGCCTAGGAGGGGATATTGCAGTGAATCCATCTCCATCCAATGCGGCCAGAGCTAGGCAGGAGTGTGTAGATGCCATGATGTGTAGGACTACGATTGTGTATAGATATGGAGCAGATATTATGCGAAGTTTTTATGAAAGACTGTATGATGAAGATTGTTACACTGCATATATTATTACTTGCCTGTGTAGGGATGATAGGGTGAAAGTTATGGTTGACCCTGATTCTATTCACATTGGAAGAATGAAGGATAACGTTATGGCTTTGGATGGGACTCAGTTGAGTGGGTTTCAATGTTTGTCCTTTGGTGATTTGCAGAGTGAGATTGTATATTTGGGTGCAAAGGTTTGTTCAGATAATAGTGAGAAAGACATATGTGGTAGGTTAGCTTTGACCCTCGCACAATTATCTCTCaaattagtttttgataatgaAGGTTGGCCGTATAAGAAGGGAGATGTTATAAGTGAGTGGGATTGGATGATGGCTCTAGAAGAattggaggaggaggggaggaaaaggGTATGGGGATTACATAGGAAGATCCAATATGCCTTGGATCGGAGGACACAGTTGGCGAAGGTATGTTACCTAGCAGCTACTGTCCCTCAGATTATTACTTTGCATGGATCCACAGCAGGAAGATCTATACTGCAGCAGCAAGCCCCTCGCCTCCTCTCCTTGTACTGTGACCACGTGATACCAAAACTGCAAGCCAAGGTGAGGGTGAGTCCAATTTCCGAAACGACTTCTGACACGAGTTTCTATTGTATGCCATCATGA
- the LOC124172328 gene encoding uncharacterized protein LOC124172328 isoform X2, translating to MASNASDSIAEEFVEDRLFSGLFTGSLLQHKELLDMVDDVNVRGVRQKTLLHVGVRLGKADWVEELLARGADTDLVDDTQLNALSSAEEMVHRFPEDTERSEVLKLVSLVHRRDQVILRCLESSSSKSTGLVTPVASPECDIASLKSSVDAMRQEMKSLLCQLSSSLEELKAKVCGRDILLRCLEEAVTSTVEDVTSIKFRLGGDIAVNPSPSNAARARQECVDAMMCRTTIVYRYGADIMRSFYERLYDEDCYTAYIITCLCRDDRVKVMVDPDSIHIGRMKDNVMALDGTQLSGFQCLSFGDLQSEIVYLGAKVCSDNSEKDICGRLALTLAQLSLKLVFDNEGWPYKKGDVISEWDWMMALEELEEEGRKRVWGLHRKIQYALDRRTQLAKVCYLAATVPQIITLHGSTAGRSILQQQAPRLLSLYCDHVIPKLQAKHRKT from the coding sequence ATGGCGAGTAATGCATCTGATAGTATTGCTGAGGAATTTGTTGAAGATAGGCTGTTTTCTGGATTATTTACCGGTTCGTTGCTCCAGCATAAGGAGCTACTGGATATGGTGGACGATGTGAATGTACGGGGCGTGCGGCAAAAAACACTCTTGCATGTAGGGGTGAGGCTTGGGAAGGCTGATTGGGTTGAGGAGCTGCTGGCAAGAGGGGCTGACACAGACCTTGTGGATGACACTCAATTGAATGCACTTTCTTCAGCTGAGGAGATGGTTCACCGTTTTCCTGAAGACACGGAACGCTCAGAAGTTCTGAAATTGGTGTCATTGGTTCACAGGAGAGACCAGGTGATTCTGCGTTGTCTGGAATCATCTTCCAGTAAGAGCACTGGCCTTGTAACACCCGTGGCTAGCCCAGAGtgtgatattgcatctctcaagtcctctgtTGATGCAATGAGACAGGAGATGAAATCCCTACTGTGTCAGCTGAGCTCATCATTGGAGGAACTCAAGGCGAAAGTGTGTGGACGTGACATTTTGTTGCGTTGTTTGGAAGAGGCGGTGACGTCTACTGTAGAGGATGTGACGTCAATTAAGTTTCGCCTAGGAGGGGATATTGCAGTGAATCCATCTCCATCCAATGCGGCCAGAGCTAGGCAGGAGTGTGTAGATGCCATGATGTGTAGGACTACGATTGTGTATAGATATGGAGCAGATATTATGCGAAGTTTTTATGAAAGACTGTATGATGAAGATTGTTACACTGCATATATTATTACTTGCCTGTGTAGGGATGATAGGGTGAAAGTTATGGTTGACCCTGATTCTATTCACATTGGAAGAATGAAGGATAACGTTATGGCTTTGGATGGGACTCAGTTGAGTGGGTTTCAATGTTTGTCCTTTGGTGATTTGCAGAGTGAGATTGTATATTTGGGTGCAAAGGTTTGTTCAGATAATAGTGAGAAAGACATATGTGGTAGGTTAGCTTTGACCCTCGCACAATTATCTCTCaaattagtttttgataatgaAGGTTGGCCGTATAAGAAGGGAGATGTTATAAGTGAGTGGGATTGGATGATGGCTCTAGAAGAattggaggaggaggggaggaaaaggGTATGGGGATTACATAGGAAGATCCAATATGCCTTGGATCGGAGGACACAGTTGGCGAAGGTATGTTACCTAGCAGCTACTGTCCCTCAGATTATTACTTTGCATGGATCCACAGCAGGAAGATCTATACTGCAGCAGCAAGCCCCTCGCCTCCTCTCCTTGTACTGTGACCACGTGATACCAAAACTGCAAGCCAAG